One window of Sphingomonas sp. KC8 genomic DNA carries:
- a CDS encoding amidase: MSRRETLAGVAATAMMAATATKGNAKAAPAAKTSILQDHDALGLADLVRRKQVSAGELLEAAIAQAEAQNPRFNFMAQKHYDRARAAIAKGLPDGPFTGVPWLIKDLNTYIAGELTENGSRYYKGNRATVTSELVLRHERAGLVIFGKTTTPEFGLTGTTESKATGLTRNPWNPERIAGGSSGGAAAAVAAGVIPAAHATDGGGSIRIPASCCGLFGLKPSRGRVPMGPPRTEGWGGMSVHHAVTRSVRDSAALLDATHGLELGSRYGAPTPERPFLEEVSRAPRPLRIALNVTPMAGTPVDPEVIAAVRNTAKLLESLGHHVEEAAPKLDLAAIGRASYAIISSSVAADLQARAALTGIKPSLDVLEAATMAYYEMGLKMPGTEFARANSDLQTAAITVAQFMQGYDIMLSPTVAAPPPPLGILGLSPADINSYYKAVSEYTPFTGLQNQTGQPSMSVPLAMTQSGLPIGVMFSARYGDEATLFQLAGQLEQAAPWAARRPRIA; the protein is encoded by the coding sequence ATGTCGCGACGCGAAACACTGGCCGGCGTGGCCGCCACCGCCATGATGGCAGCCACCGCAACCAAGGGGAACGCCAAGGCCGCACCCGCCGCGAAAACCAGCATCCTGCAGGACCATGACGCCCTTGGGCTGGCCGATCTCGTCCGCCGCAAACAGGTTTCGGCAGGCGAACTGCTGGAGGCCGCGATCGCGCAGGCCGAAGCGCAGAACCCGCGCTTCAACTTCATGGCGCAGAAACATTATGATCGCGCCCGCGCGGCGATCGCCAAGGGGCTGCCCGACGGGCCGTTCACCGGCGTGCCGTGGCTGATCAAGGATCTGAACACCTATATCGCCGGCGAACTGACCGAAAATGGCAGCCGCTATTACAAGGGCAACCGGGCGACGGTGACTTCCGAACTGGTGCTGCGTCACGAGCGCGCCGGGCTTGTCATCTTCGGCAAAACGACGACCCCGGAATTCGGGCTGACCGGCACCACCGAATCCAAGGCGACCGGCCTGACGCGCAATCCGTGGAATCCGGAACGGATCGCCGGCGGATCGAGCGGCGGGGCGGCCGCGGCCGTCGCGGCAGGCGTGATCCCTGCTGCCCACGCCACCGATGGCGGCGGATCGATCCGCATCCCGGCATCCTGCTGCGGCCTGTTCGGCCTGAAGCCCAGCCGCGGCCGGGTGCCGATGGGCCCGCCGCGCACCGAAGGCTGGGGCGGCATGTCCGTCCACCATGCCGTAACCCGCAGCGTGCGCGACAGCGCGGCCTTGCTGGATGCCACGCATGGGCTGGAACTGGGATCGCGCTATGGCGCGCCGACGCCCGAGCGCCCGTTTCTGGAAGAAGTCAGCCGCGCGCCCCGGCCATTGCGGATCGCGCTCAACGTAACGCCGATGGCCGGCACCCCTGTCGATCCCGAAGTGATCGCGGCCGTGCGCAACACCGCTAAACTGCTGGAAAGCCTTGGCCATCATGTTGAGGAAGCAGCCCCCAAGCTGGATCTCGCCGCGATCGGCCGCGCATCCTATGCGATCATATCCTCCTCGGTGGCAGCCGACCTGCAGGCGCGGGCCGCACTGACCGGGATCAAGCCCAGCCTTGATGTGCTCGAAGCCGCCACGATGGCGTACTACGAAATGGGCCTGAAGATGCCCGGCACGGAATTCGCCCGCGCCAATAGCGACCTGCAAACCGCCGCGATCACCGTCGCGCAGTTCATGCAAGGCTATGACATCATGCTGTCGCCAACGGTGGCCGCACCGCCACCACCACTCGGCATCCTTGGCCTGTCGCCGGCGGATATCAACAGCTATTACAAGGCAGTGAGCGAATACACGCCGTTCACCGGATTGCAGAACCAGACCGGCCAGCCGAGCATGTCGGTGCCGCTGGCGATGACGCAATCGGGGCTGCCGATCGGGGTGATGTTTTCCGCCCGCTATGGCGACGAAGCCACCTTGTTCCAGTTGGCGGGACAGTTGGAGCAGGCCGCACCGTGGGCGGCGCGCCGGCCGCGGATCGCCTGA
- a CDS encoding AfsR/SARP family transcriptional regulator yields MDDPATDARQGPASRNNGFELRCWGQFALFHRGEREDCSPRGRKARAIIAYLASHNGAGTSRERLAGLLWSERGDRQARASLRQSLFELRTLACDGRPLVVPHRDHIQVDADLLTSDIASIEQAARTGRIADLTDLLAKRDDRLFDGLDNLDPAFDEWLATERAKQHDRIAHLAMEAARDGLNRRANGHVRTLISWIERLDNSSETLARLGMLADHADGDLGAVHHRFQRLCTILQNDLQIEPSQETRRLYQSLTAATDLPSPDPRARHISQLGDLPAATPIARPPRRIGWLILLVGIVAILTALALWLRAKPA; encoded by the coding sequence ATGGACGATCCGGCGACGGACGCGCGTCAAGGCCCAGCTTCGCGGAATAATGGTTTCGAATTGCGATGTTGGGGCCAGTTTGCACTGTTCCATCGCGGCGAACGGGAGGACTGTTCGCCACGGGGGCGCAAGGCGCGCGCCATCATCGCCTATCTCGCCAGCCATAATGGCGCGGGCACCAGCCGGGAACGACTCGCCGGTTTGCTGTGGAGCGAACGCGGCGACAGGCAGGCCCGCGCCAGCCTGCGCCAGTCGCTGTTCGAATTGCGCACCCTCGCCTGCGACGGACGGCCGCTGGTGGTGCCGCATCGCGATCACATCCAGGTCGATGCCGATTTGCTGACAAGCGACATCGCCAGCATCGAACAGGCCGCCCGCACCGGGCGCATCGCGGACCTGACCGATCTGCTCGCCAAGCGGGACGACCGCCTGTTCGACGGCCTCGACAATCTCGACCCGGCATTTGACGAATGGCTCGCCACCGAACGCGCCAAGCAACATGACCGGATCGCCCATCTCGCCATGGAAGCGGCGCGCGACGGGCTGAACCGGCGCGCCAACGGCCATGTGCGCACGTTGATTTCCTGGATCGAACGACTCGACAATTCCAGCGAGACGCTCGCCCGGCTGGGTATGCTCGCCGATCATGCCGATGGCGATCTTGGCGCCGTACACCACCGTTTCCAGCGGTTATGCACTATATTGCAAAACGACCTCCAGATCGAACCTTCGCAGGAAACCCGGCGCCTGTATCAGAGCCTGACCGCCGCGACCGACCTGCCTTCGCCCGACCCGCGCGCGCGCCATATATCGCAACTGGGTGACCTGCCGGCGGCCACCCCGATCGCGCGTCCGCCGCGACGAATCGGGTGGCTGATCCTGCTTGTCGGAATCGTCGCCATCCTCACCGCATTGGCGCTGTGGCTGCGGGCGAAACCGGCGTGA
- a CDS encoding UrcA family protein, whose amino-acid sequence MSMVMKNAWTALALVAIATVTTQAQAQNADGTIVATGRRLADSEHPTILVSYADLNLRNDAGANRLGSRVRNAARQVCNVEDLQIPTLAVQSRACYRTTLDRAKQDVAFAIERARGAPQMANNDAGTLIVRRQ is encoded by the coding sequence ATGTCTATGGTCATGAAGAATGCGTGGACGGCCCTGGCGCTCGTCGCCATTGCCACTGTCACCACCCAGGCGCAGGCGCAGAATGCGGATGGCACGATCGTCGCCACGGGCCGCCGACTGGCCGATTCCGAACATCCGACAATATTGGTGAGTTATGCCGATCTCAACCTGCGCAACGATGCGGGGGCAAACCGCCTGGGCAGCCGGGTGCGCAATGCCGCACGCCAGGTCTGCAATGTCGAGGATTTGCAGATCCCGACGCTCGCCGTCCAATCCCGCGCCTGCTACCGCACCACGCTCGATCGCGCCAAACAGGACGTCGCCTTTGCGATCGAACGGGCGCGGGGTGCCCCGCAAATGGCGAACAACGACGCCGGCACGCTGATTGTCCGCCGGCAATGA
- a CDS encoding MFS transporter: MSAQAATPSSTSAERDARTITARHKRVMPGEIAIGVIIGRTSEFFDFFVYAIASVLVFPALVFPFVDPLTGTLFSFAIFALAFVTRPIGSLIFMAVDRQYGRGVKLTIALFLLGGSTAALAFLPGYETIGYGSVFMLALLRAGQGLALGGTWDGLASLLSLNAPENKRGWYAMMPQLGAPIALLVASALFAFFVSSLSTADFLDWGWRYPFFVAFAINVVALFARLRIVVTHEFERLFESRDLQASPVVPTVRAEGRNIILGAFAPLASFALFHMVTVFPLSWVALFTEEAVHRFLVIEMIGAAVGILAIVASGFIADQVGRRRLLGGSAIAIAVFSIFAPLLLNGGDLGEVAFMVIGFMLLGLSFGQSSGVVASNFSTSTRYTASALTSDLAWLFGAGFAPLAALALSSHFGLFASGIYLLSGAICTLLALWINKGLAASKS, from the coding sequence ATGAGTGCACAGGCTGCCACGCCATCGTCGACGTCCGCCGAACGCGACGCGCGTACCATCACCGCGCGCCACAAACGCGTCATGCCCGGCGAGATCGCGATCGGCGTCATCATCGGCCGCACGTCGGAATTTTTCGATTTCTTCGTTTATGCGATCGCGTCGGTGCTCGTGTTTCCGGCTTTGGTCTTCCCCTTTGTCGATCCGCTGACGGGCACCTTGTTCTCGTTCGCGATCTTCGCGCTCGCGTTCGTCACCCGGCCGATCGGATCGCTGATCTTCATGGCGGTCGATCGCCAATATGGCCGCGGGGTCAAACTCACGATCGCCCTGTTCCTGCTCGGCGGGTCAACCGCGGCCCTCGCTTTCCTCCCCGGTTATGAAACGATCGGCTACGGATCGGTGTTCATGCTGGCGCTGTTGCGCGCAGGGCAGGGGCTGGCGCTGGGCGGCACATGGGATGGCCTGGCCTCGCTGCTCTCGCTCAACGCGCCGGAAAACAAGCGCGGCTGGTATGCGATGATGCCGCAATTGGGCGCGCCGATCGCCTTGCTGGTCGCCAGCGCGCTGTTCGCTTTCTTCGTGTCGAGCCTGTCGACCGCCGATTTCCTCGATTGGGGCTGGCGCTATCCGTTCTTCGTGGCGTTCGCGATCAACGTCGTCGCCTTGTTCGCGCGGCTGCGCATCGTCGTCACCCATGAATTCGAACGCCTGTTCGAAAGCCGCGATCTTCAGGCATCGCCGGTGGTGCCAACGGTGCGCGCCGAAGGCCGCAACATCATCCTTGGTGCGTTCGCCCCGCTCGCCAGTTTCGCCTTGTTCCACATGGTCACGGTGTTTCCGCTGTCGTGGGTCGCGCTGTTCACCGAAGAAGCCGTCCACCGCTTCCTGGTCATTGAAATGATCGGTGCCGCCGTCGGCATTCTCGCCATCGTCGCGTCGGGCTTCATTGCCGATCAGGTCGGCCGGCGGCGTCTGCTGGGCGGTTCGGCGATCGCGATCGCGGTGTTCAGCATCTTCGCGCCGCTGCTGCTGAACGGCGGCGATTTGGGCGAAGTCGCGTTCATGGTGATCGGCTTCATGCTGCTCGGCCTGTCGTTCGGCCAGTCGTCGGGTGTCGTCGCCTCGAACTTCTCGACCAGCACCCGCTACACCGCATCGGCGCTGACGTCGGATCTGGCCTGGCTGTTCGGGGCGGGCTTTGCGCCGCTGGCCGCGCTTGCGCTGTCCAGCCATTTCGGCCTGTTCGCATCGGGCATCTATCTGCTGTCGGGCGCGATCTGCACCCTGCTGGCGCTGTGGATCAACAAGGGGCTGGCCGCCAGCAAGTCCTGA
- the cyoA gene encoding ubiquinol oxidase subunit II, producing MTVRRPSLPKIGPKPGSRLGIAKARALAPLLLLPLAGCDWIVMNPAGDVAVQQRDLILISTGLMLLIIIPVMILIVLFAWKYRKSAEAPDYDPDWDHSTSLELMIWSAPLLIIICLGAVTWTSTHLLDPYRPIERIHATQAVDEKVKTLEVQVVALDWKWLFIYPDLGIATVNELAAPVGVPIRFKLTSSSVMNSFYVPALAGQIYAMPGMQTMLHAVANRPGNYEGFSANYSGHGFSGMRFRFHALDAGGFDRWVKDVKAGGGALDRTEYMALEKPSEKVPPRRFATVDGELFNAIVNLCARPGQRCMNELMMVDAAGGAGKESAHDLQGLRHDGAALAPFALKIPAGTAPAKPAAHATPTGHAGHAAQAAPAGHAGHTGHGMDARTADKPMPAKPMAAKPAMAPAKPHAAHDPHAGMTHHAMPAPTQTGSPEPARIR from the coding sequence ATGACCGTCCGTCGACCATCCCTGCCGAAAATCGGCCCCAAACCCGGCTCAAGGCTTGGCATTGCCAAGGCCAGGGCTTTGGCACCCCTGCTGTTGCTGCCGCTGGCCGGCTGCGACTGGATCGTCATGAACCCCGCCGGGGATGTGGCGGTGCAGCAACGCGATCTGATCCTGATTTCAACCGGATTGATGCTGCTGATCATCATCCCGGTGATGATCCTGATCGTGCTGTTCGCCTGGAAATATCGCAAATCGGCCGAAGCGCCCGATTATGATCCCGACTGGGATCATTCGACCTCGCTGGAACTGATGATCTGGTCGGCCCCGCTGCTGATCATCATCTGCCTGGGCGCGGTCACCTGGACGAGCACCCACCTGCTCGATCCATACCGTCCGATCGAACGGATCCACGCGACGCAAGCCGTGGACGAAAAGGTCAAGACGCTTGAGGTCCAGGTCGTCGCGCTCGATTGGAAGTGGCTGTTCATCTATCCCGATCTCGGCATCGCCACGGTGAACGAGCTGGCCGCCCCCGTCGGCGTGCCGATCCGCTTCAAGCTGACATCGTCGTCGGTGATGAATTCCTTCTATGTGCCGGCGCTGGCCGGGCAGATCTATGCGATGCCGGGGATGCAGACGATGCTCCACGCCGTCGCCAACAGACCCGGAAATTATGAAGGCTTTTCCGCCAATTATAGCGGCCATGGCTTTTCCGGCATGCGCTTCCGTTTCCACGCGCTGGATGCAGGCGGTTTCGATCGCTGGGTGAAGGACGTAAAGGCCGGCGGCGGCGCGCTCGATCGCACCGAATATATGGCGCTCGAAAAGCCAAGCGAGAAGGTTCCGCCGCGGCGCTTCGCCACGGTCGACGGGGAATTGTTCAACGCCATCGTCAACCTGTGCGCCCGGCCCGGCCAGCGGTGCATGAACGAACTGATGATGGTCGACGCGGCCGGCGGCGCGGGCAAGGAATCGGCCCATGACCTTCAGGGCCTGCGCCATGACGGCGCGGCGCTGGCGCCGTTCGCCCTGAAGATTCCGGCAGGCACCGCCCCGGCCAAGCCGGCGGCACATGCCACCCCAACGGGCCATGCCGGTCATGCCGCACAGGCCGCCCCTGCGGGCCATGCCGGCCATACCGGCCATGGGATGGACGCCAGGACGGCGGACAAGCCGATGCCCGCCAAGCCAATGGCCGCCAAGCCTGCCATGGCCCCGGCCAAGCCGCACGCCGCCCACGATCCACATGCCGGCATGACGCATCACGCCATGCCCGCCCCCACCCAAACCGGTTCGCCCGAACCGGCGCGCATCCGCTAG
- the cyoB gene encoding cytochrome o ubiquinol oxidase subunit I, protein MFDNPALMKTIFGRLSWDSIPLHEPIVVATFAAVMLGGIAMFAVITRYKLWGYLWKEWFTTVDHKRIGIMYMILGLIMLLRGFADAIMMRLQQAMAFGGSEGYLNAHHYDQIFTAHGVIMIFFVAMPLVTGLMNYIVPLQIGARDVSFPFLNNFSFWMTAAGAVIVMISLFVGEFAQTGWLAYPPLSGIAYSPNVGVDYYIWALQVAGVGTTLSGINLIATIVKMRAPGMSMMKMPVFTWTSLCTNVLIVASFPVLTATLVLLSLDRYVGTAFFTNDFGGNPMMYVNLIWIWGHPEVYILILPLFGVFSEVVSTFSGKRLFGYTSMVYATVVITILSYLVWLHHFFTMGSGASVNSFFGITTMVISIPTGAKIFNWLFTMYRGRISFELPMMWTIAFMLTFVVGGMTGVLLAVPPADFVLHNSLFLIAHFHNVIIGGVLFGLFAGINYWWPKAFGFKLETTWGKRSFWLWVVGFWTAFMPLYILGLMGVTRRMRVFDDPSLQIWFVIAAIGSVLIALGIACMLIQFYVSFRDREQLRDTTGDPWNGRTLEWATSSPPPDYNFAFTPVIHDGDAWTDMKKRGYQRPTSGFRPIHMPSNTGTGVILSVLSIAFSMGMIWYMWWLAAASFAAILIVAIGHTFNYKRDFHIPVDEVIRTEDERTTLLAARS, encoded by the coding sequence ATGTTCGACAATCCAGCCTTGATGAAGACGATCTTCGGCCGTTTGAGCTGGGATTCGATCCCGCTGCACGAGCCGATCGTGGTCGCCACCTTCGCCGCCGTGATGCTGGGGGGCATCGCGATGTTCGCCGTCATCACCCGCTACAAATTGTGGGGCTATCTCTGGAAGGAGTGGTTCACCACGGTCGATCACAAGCGGATCGGGATCATGTACATGATCCTGGGCCTGATCATGCTGCTGCGCGGCTTTGCCGACGCGATCATGATGCGGTTGCAGCAGGCGATGGCATTCGGCGGGTCGGAGGGCTATCTCAACGCCCACCATTATGACCAGATCTTCACCGCCCATGGCGTGATCATGATCTTCTTCGTCGCCATGCCGCTGGTGACGGGCCTGATGAACTATATCGTGCCGCTGCAGATCGGCGCGCGCGACGTATCGTTCCCGTTCCTCAACAATTTCAGCTTCTGGATGACGGCGGCTGGCGCGGTGATCGTCATGATCTCGCTGTTCGTGGGCGAATTCGCGCAGACCGGCTGGCTGGCATATCCGCCGCTGTCGGGCATCGCCTATAGCCCCAATGTGGGGGTCGATTATTATATCTGGGCCTTGCAGGTGGCCGGCGTCGGGACAACCTTGTCGGGCATCAACCTGATCGCGACGATCGTGAAGATGCGTGCGCCGGGCATGTCGATGATGAAGATGCCCGTCTTCACCTGGACATCCTTGTGCACCAACGTGCTGATCGTCGCATCCTTCCCGGTGCTGACGGCCACCCTCGTCCTGCTTTCGCTCGATCGTTATGTCGGCACCGCGTTCTTCACGAACGATTTCGGTGGCAATCCGATGATGTACGTCAACCTCATCTGGATCTGGGGCCACCCGGAAGTCTACATCCTGATCCTGCCGCTGTTCGGCGTCTTTTCCGAAGTCGTGTCGACCTTTTCGGGCAAGCGCCTCTTCGGCTACACGTCGATGGTCTATGCCACGGTGGTCATCACCATCCTGTCCTACCTCGTATGGCTGCACCACTTCTTCACGATGGGATCGGGCGCCAGCGTCAACAGCTTCTTCGGCATCACGACGATGGTGATTTCCATCCCGACCGGCGCCAAGATCTTCAACTGGCTGTTCACCATGTATCGCGGCCGCATCAGCTTTGAACTGCCGATGATGTGGACGATCGCCTTCATGCTGACGTTCGTCGTCGGCGGGATGACGGGCGTGCTGCTGGCGGTGCCGCCGGCCGATTTCGTGCTGCACAACTCGCTGTTCCTGATCGCCCACTTCCACAATGTGATCATCGGCGGCGTGCTGTTCGGGCTGTTCGCGGGGATCAATTACTGGTGGCCCAAGGCGTTCGGCTTCAAGCTGGAAACCACCTGGGGCAAGCGGTCGTTCTGGCTGTGGGTGGTCGGTTTCTGGACCGCGTTCATGCCGCTCTACATCCTCGGCCTGATGGGCGTGACCCGCCGGATGCGCGTGTTCGACGATCCGAGCCTGCAAATCTGGTTCGTCATCGCGGCGATCGGATCGGTCCTGATCGCGCTCGGCATCGCCTGCATGCTGATCCAGTTCTACGTCAGCTTCCGCGACCGCGAACAGCTGCGCGACACGACCGGCGATCCGTGGAATGGCCGTACGCTGGAATGGGCGACCAGTTCGCCGCCGCCGGACTATAACTTCGCCTTCACGCCCGTCATCCATGATGGCGATGCGTGGACGGACATGAAGAAGCGCGGCTACCAGCGGCCGACCAGCGGGTTCCGCCCGATCCACATGCCGAGCAACACCGGCACCGGGGTGATCCTGTCCGTGCTCAGCATCGCATTTTCGATGGGGATGATCTGGTACATGTGGTGGCTGGCGGCTGCCAGCTTCGCCGCGATCCTGATCGTCGCGATCGGCCATACCTTCAACTACAAGCGCGATTTCCACATCCCCGTGGATGAGGTGATCCGCACAGAAGACGAGCGGACCACGCTGCTCGCGGCACGGAGCTGA
- the cyoC gene encoding cytochrome o ubiquinol oxidase subunit III has protein sequence MLQQAETAPAGATPVFHVLDEHDHPEGQSTMLGFWMYLMSDCLMFAVLFATFAVLGGNYAGGPGPRDLFDLSLVALNTAMLLFSSITFGFAMLAMAKGKVGATQGWLAITGLFGLAFLGIELYEFAHLIHEGAVPQRSAFLSAFFTLVGTHGLHVTFGLIWLVTLMVQVSRRGLIQANKRRLMCLSLFWHFLDVIWIGVFTFVYLMGMLR, from the coding sequence ATGTTGCAGCAAGCAGAAACGGCGCCAGCCGGCGCCACCCCCGTCTTCCACGTGCTGGACGAACATGATCATCCCGAAGGCCAAAGCACCATGCTGGGCTTCTGGATGTACCTGATGAGCGACTGTCTCATGTTCGCGGTCCTGTTCGCCACCTTCGCGGTGCTGGGCGGGAATTACGCCGGGGGGCCGGGGCCGCGCGACCTGTTCGATCTGTCGCTCGTCGCGCTCAACACCGCGATGCTGCTGTTCTCGTCGATCACCTTCGGCTTCGCCATGCTGGCGATGGCAAAGGGCAAGGTGGGTGCGACGCAGGGGTGGCTGGCGATCACCGGGCTGTTCGGCCTCGCCTTCCTGGGCATCGAACTCTACGAATTCGCCCACCTGATCCATGAAGGCGCAGTACCGCAGCGCAGCGCGTTCCTGTCGGCCTTCTTCACGCTGGTCGGCACCCACGGGCTGCACGTCACCTTCGGCCTGATCTGGCTGGTGACGCTGATGGTGCAGGTATCGCGGCGCGGCCTGATCCAGGCGAACAAGCGCCGGCTGATGTGCCTCAGCCTGTTCTGGCACTTCCTCGACGTCATCTGGATCGGCGTCTTCACCTTTGTCTATCTGATGGGAATGCTGCGATGA
- the cyoD gene encoding cytochrome o ubiquinol oxidase subunit IV, which produces MSAEQHAQHGHDDHHDDAAHGTMGGYMIGFGLSAILTIIPFWLVMTGALADAQLTGIIIMAFAIVQIVVHMIFFLHMSSKSEGGWTMMALIFTIVIIGITLAGSMWVMYHLNTNMMPAMVHDMSQMP; this is translated from the coding sequence ATGAGCGCGGAACAGCACGCACAGCACGGCCACGACGATCATCATGACGATGCCGCCCATGGCACCATGGGCGGTTACATGATCGGGTTCGGCCTGTCGGCGATCCTGACGATCATCCCCTTCTGGCTGGTGATGACCGGGGCGCTCGCCGACGCCCAGTTGACCGGGATCATCATCATGGCGTTCGCGATCGTCCAGATCGTCGTCCACATGATCTTCTTCCTGCACATGAGCAGCAAATCCGAAGGCGGCTGGACGATGATGGCGCTGATCTTCACGATCGTGATCATCGGCATCACCTTGGCCGGATCGATGTGGGTGATGTACCATCTGAACACCAATATGATGCCAGCGATGGTGCATGACATGAGCCAGATGCCGTGA
- a CDS encoding SURF1 family protein yields the protein MVAALIGLGLWQVDRLAWKQQLIASIDTRIHAAPVAAPGPDEWPAIKAASHAYRRVEARGSFLHAQTSFVQAATARGSGFWVMTPLATDRGFTILVNRGFVPPEARAAIAGMRTAEPAGVTGLLRITEPGGGFLRRNDPAAGRWYSRDVAAIATAQRIDHAAPYFIDAAANPDPAALPVSGLTVISFPNHHLGYALTWFTLAAMVIGGYMLLMRDEIRLRRAQTRS from the coding sequence ATGGTCGCCGCGCTGATCGGCCTCGGGCTGTGGCAGGTCGACCGCCTGGCGTGGAAGCAACAGCTGATCGCGAGCATCGACACCCGTATCCATGCCGCCCCGGTGGCGGCCCCCGGCCCAGATGAGTGGCCGGCGATCAAGGCCGCAAGCCACGCCTATCGCCGGGTCGAAGCGCGCGGCAGCTTCCTCCACGCGCAGACCAGCTTCGTGCAGGCGGCCACCGCGCGCGGCAGCGGTTTCTGGGTGATGACCCCGCTGGCGACCGACCGGGGCTTCACCATCCTCGTCAATCGCGGGTTCGTGCCACCGGAAGCGCGGGCGGCCATCGCCGGGATGCGGACGGCCGAACCGGCCGGCGTGACCGGCCTGCTGCGCATCACCGAACCGGGCGGCGGTTTCCTGCGCCGCAACGATCCCGCCGCCGGCCGCTGGTATTCGCGCGACGTAGCCGCGATCGCCACCGCCCAGCGGATCGACCACGCCGCACCCTATTTCATCGATGCGGCTGCCAACCCCGATCCCGCCGCCCTGCCGGTGAGCGGGCTGACCGTAATCAGCTTTCCCAATCATCATCTGGGCTATGCGCTGACCTGGTTCACGCTGGCGGCGATGGTGATCGGCGGCTACATGCTGCTGATGCGCGACGAAATAAGGCTGCGCCGGGCGCAGACCCGATCATGA
- a CDS encoding ATP-binding protein — translation MPPYPAAALTMPTSTEESAGRKNMLLLIQLRWIAVAGQMATILLVHYIMGITLPLRWMLVVPVLAVALNITSLLVLRRRDNVTQVELFLALLFDVGALTVQLYLSGGAVNPFISLYLLQVVIGAILLDSRAAWVIAAITTVCSAMLAIFYRPLALPFRLENSLLDMHILGTLVCFALIAALLMQFVTRINRNLQAREAHLAAMRQRAAEEDHIVRMGLLASGAAHELGTPLSSLAVILNDWQQMQGFAADPQVREELDEMQAAVWRCKAIVSGILVAAGEARGEAPAVTTMRAFLDEIVEDWRGARAAVEVAYSNNFDRNVPIVADPALKQILFNVLDNAADASPEWIGIYVTREQDRLRFVVRDHGPGFAPDMLANIGKPYQSSKGRLGGGLGLFLVVNVMRKLGGEVQAENMAGGGAAVTLTLPLATLELKKADDDDG, via the coding sequence ATGCCGCCGTATCCGGCGGCCGCCCTGACCATGCCGACGTCGACCGAAGAATCCGCTGGCCGCAAGAACATGCTGCTGCTGATCCAGTTGCGCTGGATCGCGGTGGCCGGCCAGATGGCGACGATCCTGCTGGTGCACTACATCATGGGCATCACCCTGCCGCTGCGCTGGATGCTGGTGGTTCCCGTGCTGGCCGTCGCACTCAACATCACCAGCCTTCTGGTGCTGCGTCGCCGTGACAATGTAACGCAGGTCGAACTGTTCCTGGCGCTGCTGTTCGACGTCGGCGCGCTGACGGTACAACTGTATCTGAGCGGCGGCGCGGTGAACCCGTTCATCTCGCTCTATCTGTTGCAGGTCGTGATCGGGGCGATCCTGCTCGATTCCCGGGCGGCGTGGGTGATCGCGGCGATCACGACCGTCTGTTCGGCAATGCTCGCGATCTTCTATCGCCCGCTCGCCTTGCCGTTCCGGCTGGAAAACAGCCTGCTCGACATGCACATATTGGGCACGCTGGTATGCTTTGCGCTGATCGCGGCGCTGCTGATGCAGTTCGTGACGCGGATCAACCGCAATCTCCAGGCGCGCGAGGCGCACCTCGCCGCGATGCGCCAGCGCGCCGCCGAAGAGGACCATATCGTCCGCATGGGCCTGCTGGCATCGGGTGCGGCCCATGAACTGGGCACGCCGCTGTCCTCGCTGGCGGTGATCCTGAACGACTGGCAGCAAATGCAGGGCTTTGCCGCCGATCCGCAGGTGCGCGAAGAACTGGATGAGATGCAGGCGGCGGTGTGGCGCTGCAAGGCGATCGTTTCGGGCATCCTCGTGGCCGCCGGCGAAGCGCGTGGCGAAGCCCCGGCCGTGACCACGATGCGCGCCTTCCTTGATGAGATCGTCGAAGACTGGCGGGGCGCGCGTGCCGCCGTCGAAGTGGCCTATAGCAATAATTTCGATCGCAACGTGCCGATCGTGGCCGATCCTGCATTGAAGCAGATCCTGTTCAACGTGCTCGACAATGCCGCCGATGCTTCGCCCGAATGGATCGGCATCTATGTCACCCGCGAACAGGACCGGCTGCGCTTCGTCGTCCGCGACCATGGCCCCGGCTTCGCGCCCGACATGCTCGCCAATATCGGCAAGCCTTATCAATCGAGCAAAGGCCGCCTGGGGGGTGGGCTGGGCCTGTTCCTCGTCGTCAATGTCATGCGCAAGCTGGGCGGCGAGGTGCAGGCGGAAAATATGGCCGGCGGCGGCGCGGCCGTCACCCTGACCTTGCCGCTGGCGACGCTGGAACTGAAGAAGGCGGACGATGATGACGGCTGA